The Methanomassiliicoccales archaeon genome includes the window TCATCCAGATAGCCAATACTTACGGCCTTTTCACAGGGGGTTTGGGGTTCCATTATGCGGCAGAGAAAATAGGAGCTGCCGTCGTGCCCGCTAGCACCGGCAACACTGAAAGGCAGATTCAACTCATTCAGGATTTAGGTGTCACAGCCATGGCCGCTACTCCCTCATACATGATGTATGTGGGGGAGGTAGCAGAGAAGATAGGAGTTAGCATAAAAAATGACACCAGATTGAGGGTTGGCCTCTTAGGCGCAGAGCCTTGGTCAGAAAGGATGCGCGATCGAATACAGGACTGGCTAGGTGTAAAAGGGATCAACTGCTTCGGAGCGAGCGAGATGGCAGGGCCGATGTTCTCAGAGTGCGCCCACCAACAGGGAATACATTTCTGGGGGGATATCTGTCTGCTAGAGATATTGGATCCTAAAACGTCAGAACCTGTGGGCCCGGAGGAAAAAGGCGAGATGGTCCTCACCATGTTGACTAAAGAGGCTTTTCCTCTCATACGTTACCGCATAGGCGATATCACCATCAAGCACGAGGAAAAATGCGCCTGCGGGCGCACTCATCCCCGCATTTCGAGGATAACGGGCAGGGTGGACGACATGCTCATCATACGCGGCATAAACGTATTCCCCTCACAGGTAGAGTATTCCCTTATGACAAATCCCGAATTAGGGAACGAGTTCCAGATAGTGGTTGACAGAAAGGGAGCGCTGGATGAGATGCTGGTCAAGGTTGAGCTCAAACCAGAGGCGTTCACCGACAATATCATCCAATTGAATGCTCTTAGGGAAAGGGTGGAGGCTAAGCTCAGGAATCTGCTAAATGTCAGCGTCGATGTGGAGTTAGTGGAGCCGGGCAGCCTACCCCGTTTCGAAGGAAAAGCAAAAAGAGTGGTGGATAGGAGGGTTTATTGATGGATGATCGCGCCAAGTATCGCATAAAGCAGCTCTCGATCTTTTCTGAAAACAGACCGGGAAGGCTCATGGACATCGCCCGGGATATGAAGGAGGCTCAGGTGAATATCCTGGGCTTCACCATCGCCGAGGGTTCTGGCTACGGGGTGGTGCGCATGCTTGTGGATAAACCGGAGAAAGCCTATGAGAAACTTACTTCGGAAGGACATGTGGTTAAGTTTACCGATGTCCTGGCGGTGAAGATGGAAGATAAACCAGGTGGGCTGTATGACCTGACGGTGATGCTCAAGGAGGCGGGGATCAACATCGAATATGCCTATGGCTATCGCAATCATCCTTCCGCCGTCCTTATCTTGAAGGTGGAAGAAGTAGACCGAGCTATCGACTGCATACTTGCAAGTGGGCGGACGCTCTACGATACATCTCATTTCAAGTGATGGCCTAAAGCGAGCGCAGAGGTGATGGCGTGGCTGCGTGG containing:
- a CDS encoding phenylacetate--CoA ligase; protein product: MLSAHIPNIPGSKMAYWNPQIETMPISELRALQFKRLKALVNRLYEHSPFYRQRMEAANVEPDNLKKLEDVNKLPFMSKKDLRDYYPDKLFVVQKRDIIRYHASSGTTGKPTIVGYTKNDIETWSESLARALTSAGLGQDDVIQIANTYGLFTGGLGFHYAAEKIGAAVVPASTGNTERQIQLIQDLGVTAMAATPSYMMYVGEVAEKIGVSIKNDTRLRVGLLGAEPWSERMRDRIQDWLGVKGINCFGASEMAGPMFSECAHQQGIHFWGDICLLEILDPKTSEPVGPEEKGEMVLTMLTKEAFPLIRYRIGDITIKHEEKCACGRTHPRISRITGRVDDMLIIRGINVFPSQVEYSLMTNPELGNEFQIVVDRKGALDEMLVKVELKPEAFTDNIIQLNALRERVEAKLRNLLNVSVDVELVEPGSLPRFEGKAKRVVDRRVY
- a CDS encoding acetolactate synthase, with translation MDDRAKYRIKQLSIFSENRPGRLMDIARDMKEAQVNILGFTIAEGSGYGVVRMLVDKPEKAYEKLTSEGHVVKFTDVLAVKMEDKPGGLYDLTVMLKEAGINIEYAYGYRNHPSAVLILKVEEVDRAIDCILASGRTLYDTSHFK